Proteins encoded together in one Luteimonas fraxinea window:
- a CDS encoding ParB/RepB/Spo0J family partition protein — MNAVLKTETIAIETAAPLEVADPSKNMILVPLSQLLPRRSKRNARKTQRLSIPELAASIARIGLLQNLVVILTADGEQYEVAAGDRRLTALKLLAKKKRIPADFEVPCLLVPDASARTVSLAENLLREQMHAADQFEAFAALVKEGRPIEDIAADFGVTPLVVQRRLKLANVSPRLLADYRAGNVTLEQLMALTITDDHPAQEAAFYGAPEWQRGASALRERLTEREIDATHPLVRFAGLDAYTAAGGGIRRDLFAEGDAGTYLTDAALLETLVRGKLDALAEDVRAEGWAWVEAVPHMSYAERQAFQNAPRQRREPSAREARRIASLQTRLDKIDAELEEAYDAEDEDKTEALEPRREQVAGELQAVEEALQGYAPDVRAVAGSIVTLDREGEAVIHRGLLREAEAKALRTLEKLRQGFGSMEGEAGNDDEGEDAEQPKAANLSDRLAQRLSAHRTAALQIEVARHPQVALAALVHGMVQAVLQDGHYHDGLPLGVRLTVKDRLESMAPDWPDSPAAVALRELQQVAGEALPQDGAELFTALLAMEQGELVRLLAVCVAATVDVVTPRATAHQPGAELAQAVGLDMAAWWQPTAEGYFKHVSKAVILEAVDEFAPSHAIRLAKLKKADIASEAERLADGTGWMPAVFKSGHHTEPQEGAQDVDAPEDAADEVEAHALAA; from the coding sequence ATGAACGCCGTCCTGAAAACCGAAACCATCGCCATCGAAACTGCCGCGCCGCTGGAAGTGGCCGACCCGAGCAAGAACATGATTTTGGTTCCGCTCTCGCAGTTGCTGCCGCGCCGCTCCAAGCGCAACGCACGCAAGACCCAGCGCCTGTCCATTCCCGAACTGGCCGCGAGCATCGCCCGCATCGGCCTGCTGCAAAATCTCGTCGTCATCCTTACCGCCGATGGCGAGCAATACGAAGTGGCGGCTGGCGACCGCCGCCTGACCGCGTTGAAGCTGCTGGCGAAGAAGAAGCGCATCCCCGCCGACTTTGAGGTGCCTTGCCTGCTGGTGCCCGATGCCTCGGCGCGTACCGTCAGCCTCGCCGAGAACCTGCTGCGCGAGCAGATGCACGCGGCCGACCAGTTCGAGGCGTTCGCCGCGCTGGTCAAGGAAGGCCGACCCATTGAAGACATTGCCGCCGACTTCGGCGTGACCCCGCTGGTGGTGCAGCGCCGCTTGAAGCTGGCCAACGTCTCGCCGCGTCTGCTGGCCGACTACCGGGCCGGGAATGTCACGCTGGAACAGTTGATGGCCCTGACCATCACCGACGACCACCCCGCGCAGGAAGCCGCGTTCTACGGTGCGCCGGAATGGCAGCGTGGCGCGTCCGCGTTGCGCGAACGCCTGACCGAACGCGAAATCGACGCCACGCATCCGCTGGTGCGCTTCGCCGGGCTGGACGCCTACACGGCGGCGGGTGGAGGCATCCGCCGCGACCTGTTCGCGGAAGGCGACGCCGGAACCTACCTGACCGACGCCGCGCTGCTGGAAACGCTGGTGCGCGGGAAGCTGGATGCGCTGGCCGAGGATGTGCGCGCCGAGGGTTGGGCATGGGTGGAAGCCGTGCCGCACATGAGCTACGCCGAGCGGCAGGCGTTCCAGAACGCACCGCGCCAGCGCCGCGAACCGAGCGCCCGCGAAGCCCGTCGCATCGCCTCGCTGCAAACCCGCCTCGACAAGATCGACGCCGAACTGGAAGAAGCCTACGACGCCGAGGACGAGGACAAGACCGAGGCGCTGGAACCGCGCCGCGAACAGGTCGCCGGGGAACTGCAAGCCGTGGAGGAAGCCTTGCAGGGCTACGCCCCGGACGTGCGCGCCGTGGCCGGTTCCATCGTCACGCTCGACCGCGAGGGAGAGGCCGTGATTCATCGTGGGCTGCTGCGCGAAGCCGAGGCCAAGGCGCTGCGCACGCTGGAAAAGCTGCGGCAGGGTTTCGGCAGCATGGAAGGCGAAGCCGGGAACGACGACGAAGGCGAAGACGCGGAGCAGCCCAAGGCCGCGAACCTGTCCGACCGGCTGGCGCAGCGGTTGAGCGCGCACCGTACCGCCGCGCTGCAAATTGAAGTGGCCCGGCATCCGCAGGTCGCGCTGGCCGCACTGGTGCATGGCATGGTGCAGGCCGTCCTGCAGGACGGCCACTACCACGACGGCCTGCCGCTCGGCGTGCGCCTCACCGTGAAAGACCGGCTGGAAAGCATGGCCCCGGACTGGCCCGATTCGCCCGCCGCCGTAGCCCTGCGCGAGTTGCAGCAAGTCGCTGGCGAAGCGTTGCCGCAAGACGGCGCCGAACTGTTCACCGCGCTGCTGGCGATGGAGCAAGGCGAACTGGTGCGGTTGCTGGCGGTATGCGTCGCCGCTACGGTTGACGTGGTGACACCCCGCGCCACGGCGCACCAGCCCGGCGCGGAACTGGCGCAGGCCGTGGGGCTGGATATGGCGGCATGGTGGCAGCCCACCGCCGAAGGCTACTTCAAGCACGTTTCCAAGGCGGTGATTCTGGAAGCCGTGGACGAGTTTGCGCCGTCGCACGCTATCCGGCTGGCGAAGTTGAAGAAGGCCGACATTGCCAGCGAGGCGGAACGGCTGGCCGATGGTACGGGCTGGATGCCCGCCGTGTTCAAGAGCGGACATCATACGGAGCCGCAGGAAGGCGCGCAGGACGTGGATGCACCGGAAGATGCCGCCGACGAAGTGGAAGCCCACGCGCTCGCCGCGTGA
- a CDS encoding DUF932 domain-containing protein, with translation MQLASRFASRSPSLRSDYPLSDDQIRRVAPSIFADVPHESRSERYAYIPTAAVLTELRKEGFQPFMVAQTRVRSEDRRDFTKHMIRLRHANQINDAEANEIVLLNSHDGTSSYQLLAGLLRFVCQNGLVFGDTVADVRVPHKGDVAGHVIEGAYEVLSGFDRVKESRDSMRAITLNDDESEVFARAALALKYDDPDKPAPITESQILMPRRHDDRRPDLWSVFNRTQENLTQGGLRGRSANGRRQQTRPVQGIDQNIRLNRALWLLADGLRQLKA, from the coding sequence ATGCAACTCGCATCCCGATTCGCTTCCCGTTCCCCGTCGCTGCGCAGCGATTACCCGCTGTCCGATGACCAAATCCGCCGCGTGGCCCCGTCCATCTTCGCGGACGTCCCGCACGAAAGCCGTTCTGAACGGTACGCCTACATCCCCACCGCCGCCGTACTGACAGAACTGCGCAAGGAAGGGTTCCAGCCCTTCATGGTGGCGCAGACCCGCGTGCGCAGCGAAGACCGCCGCGACTTCACCAAGCACATGATCCGGCTGCGCCATGCCAACCAGATCAACGATGCAGAAGCCAATGAAATTGTCCTGCTGAACTCGCACGACGGCACCAGCAGCTATCAATTGTTGGCTGGCCTGCTGCGCTTTGTCTGCCAGAACGGATTGGTATTCGGCGACACCGTGGCCGATGTGCGCGTACCCCACAAGGGCGACGTGGCCGGACACGTCATCGAAGGCGCTTACGAAGTGTTGAGCGGCTTCGACCGGGTGAAGGAATCCCGCGATTCCATGCGCGCCATCACCTTGAACGATGACGAATCCGAAGTGTTCGCCCGCGCCGCGCTGGCCCTCAAGTACGACGACCCCGACAAGCCCGCGCCCATCACGGAATCGCAAATCCTGATGCCGCGCCGCCACGACGACCGCCGTCCGGACTTGTGGAGCGTGTTCAACCGCACGCAAGAAAACCTGACCCAAGGCGGCCTGCGCGGGCGCAGCGCCAACGGACGCCGCCAGCAGACCCGTCCGGTGCAGGGCATCGACCAAAACATCCGACTGAATCGCGCGCTTTGGCTGCTGGCCGATGGCCTGCGCCAGTTGAAAGCCTGA